Proteins from one Hoplias malabaricus isolate fHopMal1 chromosome 2, fHopMal1.hap1, whole genome shotgun sequence genomic window:
- the LOC136677597 gene encoding adhesion G protein-coupled receptor E3-like, whose product MDCSHFCPQVGVPNITVSSECQANFTSGCGEDVFNQIGNITAQVLPSQVVKTYLSVVFKAQGQLLNVSTLNPQKLATYGNSVLNTTEKLVSTLVKPTDTTDFVNMSLDGLDIQAFTVGPKANLTEIPQLSVKNTQMDIDLIQISDNNNGSAAVAFMSYSNMENMLKPSFFNPTNNSVKTMMSTVVSATLPKTPNTQLSTPVNFTLQHITDIAPDSTLSCVYWNNTEWIVDGCELLQSSTSYSVCSCVHLSTFALIMEINPPPGDNSDPLMELLNTVAVAVGLFFLSLTLLTLALCRQNLRRNLTPLTNLCLSLFLAHLLFLLTQKFLQYIRANQTWCAVMAGVLHFLFLSAFVWMFIEAVMLFISVKNIMKIRSKQEEVLGWRCLTVIGYVIPLVVVGVSVGLYPDGYGSDQCWIKTDRDFVWSFLGPVCLILTLNFIIFITVIIILRTALSKLSSERSQIKQMRVLVFKTLIQIVILGGPWILGFFVDGSNVLAIVFLFLNSQQGTFIFLVHCVLNHEVRQQYRKWLKTFCRYFRLQYKTGK is encoded by the exons GCAAATTTTACTTCAGGCTGCGGAGAAGACGTGTTTAACCAGATTGGGAACATCACTGCTCAAGTTCTCCCTTCACAA GTTGTAAAAACATATTTGAGCGTAGTCTTTAAAGCCCAGGGGCAGCTTCTGAATGTTTCAACACTAAATCCACAAAAACTTGCAACTTATGGGAACTCTGTGCTGAATACCACTGAGAAACTGGTGTCTACACTGGTGAAGCCAACAGATACAACTGACTTTGTTAACATGTCCCTGGATGGCTTAG ATATTCAAGCATTTACAGTCGGACCAAAAGCCAACTTGACAGAAATACCTCAGCTCAGTGTAAAAAACACCCAGATGGACATTGACCTTATCCAGATTTCAGACAATAATAATG GATCAGCTGCTGTGGCCTTCATGAGCTACAGCAACATGGAGAACATGCTGAAACCCAGCTTCTTCAACCCAACCAACAACTCAGTGAAAACCATGATGTCCACTGTGGTGTCGGCCACGCTGCCCAAAACCCCCAACACACAGCTCAGCACACCAGTCAACTTCACCCTGCAACACATTACA GACATTGCTCCTGATAGTACACTGTCCTGCGTGTACTGGAATAACACTGAGTGGATCGTAGATGGTTGTGAACTCCTCCAGTCCAGCACCAGTTACAGTGTGTGCTCCTGTGTTCACCTCTCAACCTTCGCTCTCATCATGGAGATCAACCCACCCCCAGGCGACAAT AGTGACCCTCTCATGGAGCTGTTGAACACAGTGGCTGTGGCAGTGGGGCTGTTCTTCCTAAGCTTAACCCTGTTGACCTTGGCTCTTTGTCGTCAAAACCTGAGAAGGAATCTCACCCCTCTCACAAACCTCTGCCTCAGCCTGTTTCTAGCTCACCTCCTCTTCCTGCTCACACAGAAATTCCTGCAGTACATCCGGGCCAATCAG acGTGGTGTGCAGTGATGGCAGGTGTTCTgcacttcctcttcctctctgcttTTGTGTGGATGTTCATTGAAGCTGTGATGCTCTTCATCTCTGTGAAAAACATCATGAAGATCAGATCAAAGCAGGAGGAGGTGCTTGGCTGGAGATGCTTGACTGTGATTGGATACGTTATTCCTCTGGTTGTGGTGGGCGTTTCTGTTGGGCTGTATCCTGATGGATATGgcagtgacca ATGCTggataaagacagacagagactttGTGTGGAGCTTCCTTGGTCCTGTGTGTTTAATTCTTACA CTGAACTTCATTATCTTCATCACCGTCATCATCATCCTCAGAACTGCCTTGTCTAAACTCAGCAGTGAACGCTCACAGATCAAACAAATGAG AGTTCTTGTCTTTAAAACCTTGATTCAGATTGTCATCCTCGGGGGCCCCTGGATTCTGGGTTTCTTTGTAGATGGCAGTAACGTGTTGGCCATTGTCTTTCTATTTCTCAACTCCCAGCAGGGCACCTTCATCTTCCTGGTCCACTGCGTCCTCAACCATGAG GTGAGACAGCAGTACAGGAAGTGGCTGAAAACCTTTTGTCGCTACTTCAGGCTCCAGTATAAGACAGGAAAGTAG